From Thalassoglobus sp. JC818, the proteins below share one genomic window:
- a CDS encoding glucose-1-phosphate adenylyltransferase, which produces MNNVVCFVLGGGKGTRLQPLTSERSKPAVPIGGKYRLIDIPISNCINSGIRRTYLLTQFNSVSLHRHVRQTYNFDPFNGGFVEILAAQQTNDGADWYQGTADAVRKQVRYLQQSDIEYVLILSGDQLYRMNFREMLDVHKSNKADVTIATLPIDQEKAASFGITRLDENGRVRGFLEKPQSQQELDHVKTSPEWIDQQGIESKGREYLASMGIYLFNRDTLVDALLKTDYEDFGREVFPASIRAKHVQAYLFDGYWEDIGTIKAFYESQLEMASSTPPFEMHKAESPIYTRPRFLPSTRVDNAEIKESLISDGCVIEGTSKITHSLIGLRSYIGKNASITGVVLMGADYYPSDPRGATKNAADPPIGIGEGTIIEGAIVDKNCRIGKQVVIRKPNGCPEDGRCGPVIVRDGVIVVPRGTILPDGWKLDNVEPCKF; this is translated from the coding sequence ATGAACAACGTGGTCTGCTTCGTCCTCGGAGGAGGAAAGGGGACTCGGCTTCAGCCACTGACATCCGAGCGATCGAAACCGGCCGTCCCGATTGGAGGAAAGTACCGGTTGATCGATATTCCCATCTCAAACTGCATCAATAGTGGAATTCGCCGGACGTACCTTCTCACTCAGTTCAATTCTGTCAGCCTTCATCGGCATGTGCGTCAGACCTACAACTTCGACCCGTTCAACGGCGGTTTCGTCGAAATTCTGGCTGCTCAGCAGACCAATGACGGAGCGGACTGGTATCAGGGAACAGCTGATGCTGTTCGCAAACAGGTTCGGTACCTGCAACAGTCAGACATTGAGTATGTGCTGATCCTCTCAGGAGATCAGTTGTACCGGATGAACTTCCGCGAGATGCTCGACGTTCATAAGTCGAACAAAGCTGACGTGACGATTGCGACCCTTCCCATCGATCAGGAGAAGGCAGCTTCATTCGGGATCACTCGGCTCGACGAGAACGGACGAGTTCGTGGATTCCTGGAAAAACCGCAGTCTCAGCAAGAGTTGGATCACGTCAAAACGTCCCCGGAGTGGATTGATCAGCAGGGGATTGAAAGCAAAGGGCGTGAATACCTGGCGAGTATGGGGATCTACCTCTTCAATCGCGACACGCTCGTCGATGCTCTTTTGAAAACCGATTACGAAGACTTCGGACGTGAGGTCTTCCCGGCTTCGATCCGTGCCAAGCACGTTCAGGCCTATCTCTTCGATGGGTACTGGGAAGACATCGGGACGATCAAAGCCTTCTACGAATCGCAGCTGGAAATGGCTTCTTCAACGCCGCCATTCGAGATGCACAAAGCCGAGTCGCCGATCTACACACGGCCTCGCTTCCTGCCATCCACCCGGGTTGACAACGCGGAGATCAAAGAGAGTTTGATTTCCGATGGCTGCGTGATTGAGGGAACGTCAAAGATCACTCACAGCCTGATTGGTTTGCGAAGCTACATCGGCAAGAACGCCAGCATCACCGGAGTCGTGCTCATGGGAGCCGATTACTATCCGAGTGATCCAAGAGGAGCAACCAAGAATGCAGCCGATCCACCTATCGGAATCGGTGAGGGGACCATCATCGAAGGCGCGATCGTCGACAAGAACTGCCGAATTGGAAAACAGGTCGTGATCCGCAAGCCAAACGGATGTCCTGAAGATGGTCGCTGTGGTCCAGTCATCGTTCGCGACGGCGTGATCGTCGTGCCGCGTGGGACAATCCTGCCCGATGGCTGGAAGCTGGATAACGTCGAACCCTGCAAATTTTAG
- a CDS encoding dicarboxylate/amino acid:cation symporter has translation MTDSENSLKRGDHRLTLWIALAIVAAIVFALMLPTLMAIGLNAEGAEPGSAEYLTLIKHRASYWLIPLEMGGEIFLRVLKMLVVPLVMSSVMSGILGLGDVRKLGRPGLAAVTYYLSTTVLAVIAGLILVNMISPGVDTVDESSLAQVDSQGESVKARLYATLAEDIGVKDRDVAEALNDNEFIQEQERGIGEILENLVLMMFTDNLFESAVNTNLLPLIVFSLVFAGLLTTMGSRVSLVTDLIHQVNSALMAFILLIMKFAPLGIFCLVAARFGEANVSGTFFLELKRTWGYTITVLIGLALHAFLTLPLLLWVFTRRNPYKFMLQMSQAILTAFSTASSSATLPVTMESAVDEAGVSRRSVDFVLPLGATINMDGTALYEAVAAIFIAQVVGADMSLTQQIIVAVTATLAAIGAAGIPEAGLVTMVIVLTAVGLPVQYMTLILSVDWFLDRFRTAVNVFGDACGAAIVETTFEPEKLSEETGPSPAL, from the coding sequence ATGACTGACAGCGAAAATTCTTTGAAACGAGGTGACCACCGGCTGACTCTCTGGATCGCTCTGGCGATTGTCGCGGCGATCGTTTTCGCATTGATGCTGCCGACCCTCATGGCGATTGGTCTCAATGCTGAAGGCGCAGAACCAGGCTCCGCGGAATATCTCACATTGATCAAGCATCGTGCGAGTTACTGGCTCATCCCGCTCGAAATGGGCGGCGAGATTTTTCTCCGCGTATTGAAAATGCTCGTTGTGCCGCTCGTGATGTCGAGCGTAATGAGTGGCATTCTGGGACTTGGGGACGTGCGAAAGCTCGGCCGTCCGGGACTCGCTGCGGTCACCTATTATCTGTCGACAACCGTTCTCGCTGTCATCGCGGGTTTGATTCTTGTCAACATGATCAGCCCAGGCGTCGACACGGTCGACGAGTCCTCGCTCGCACAGGTGGATTCCCAAGGAGAATCTGTCAAAGCCCGACTGTACGCAACGTTGGCCGAAGATATTGGAGTGAAAGATCGCGACGTTGCAGAAGCGTTGAACGACAACGAATTCATCCAGGAACAGGAACGAGGGATCGGCGAGATTCTGGAAAATCTCGTTCTGATGATGTTTACCGACAACCTGTTCGAGTCCGCAGTGAACACGAACTTACTGCCCTTGATCGTCTTCTCTCTTGTGTTCGCAGGATTGCTCACCACGATGGGCAGTCGAGTCTCGCTGGTGACGGACCTGATCCATCAAGTCAATTCAGCATTGATGGCTTTCATCCTGCTGATCATGAAGTTCGCACCACTAGGTATTTTCTGTCTGGTCGCTGCCCGCTTTGGTGAAGCCAATGTCTCTGGCACGTTCTTTCTCGAACTGAAGCGGACATGGGGTTACACGATCACCGTTCTGATCGGCCTCGCCCTGCATGCATTTCTGACACTCCCACTACTGTTATGGGTCTTCACGAGACGAAACCCCTACAAGTTCATGCTGCAAATGTCTCAAGCGATTCTCACCGCCTTCTCGACCGCCAGCAGTTCCGCAACTCTCCCGGTGACGATGGAGTCCGCTGTCGATGAAGCTGGTGTGTCCCGCCGTTCGGTAGACTTCGTTCTTCCGCTCGGGGCAACAATCAACATGGACGGGACAGCCTTATACGAAGCGGTCGCTGCGATCTTCATCGCGCAAGTAGTGGGTGCGGATATGTCGCTCACTCAGCAGATCATCGTCGCGGTGACAGCCACACTCGCTGCCATTGGGGCAGCCGGAATTCCGGAAGCGGGACTGGTCACAATGGTCATCGTCTTGACCGCAGTCGGACTTCCCGTGCAATACATGACGCTGATTCTCTCCGTCGACTGGTTCCTCGACCGCTTTCGAACAGCCGTCAACGTGTTCGGAGATGCATGCGGAGCGGCCATCGTGGAAACGACTTTTGAGCCCGAGAAGCTATCAGAAGAGACTGGTCCATCACCAGCACTTTGA
- a CDS encoding family 16 glycoside hydrolase, protein MIKKSVICLGFALSVATGKPVLSDEPNSAQPTYSDENTDSSGLRPVSPPSLAPIDQLGEKPESAPTLLRVPNGSLKPLLSPPTNTKPGVASTVSLNSSNTAREPGFESLLPGEDLEGWTVQDGRPEVWSRSGNVVSCRGLGGGWLRTESQYSDFHVKFEYRLAAGGNSGFGVRTPESENPSFAGLEIQLLDDSAEKYADLRPTQYTGSVYYQAAPQKRAQLNAITEWNACEIICVGDALTVVVNGETVNQVNLATGPLDENGKAPEIWRLSQRPPLGYLALQSHSTPVDFRNLRIKDLTVPTDSGVRFVELEDGSGDAVDPAEDSVVSVHYVGQLGDGRRFSDTRKLGEEVTVALDEVIPGWKHGLSGMKVGGKRRLIVPPEMGYGNQGVTNLIPPGATLVFEVELRGIQR, encoded by the coding sequence GTGATTAAGAAATCTGTGATCTGTTTAGGTTTCGCATTGTCAGTTGCTACGGGAAAACCAGTCCTGAGTGATGAGCCGAATTCGGCTCAGCCGACATATTCTGATGAAAACACGGACTCATCGGGGTTGCGCCCGGTTTCTCCGCCTTCGCTTGCGCCCATTGATCAGCTCGGAGAGAAACCTGAATCTGCTCCAACATTACTGCGAGTGCCGAATGGTTCGCTGAAACCACTGCTGTCGCCGCCAACAAATACAAAGCCCGGCGTGGCATCGACTGTTTCGCTCAACAGCTCCAACACTGCCCGCGAACCCGGGTTTGAATCTTTGCTTCCCGGAGAAGATCTCGAAGGCTGGACCGTTCAGGATGGCCGACCGGAAGTCTGGTCTCGATCGGGGAACGTGGTTTCCTGTCGAGGTCTCGGAGGAGGTTGGCTCAGAACGGAATCACAATACAGCGACTTCCATGTGAAGTTTGAATACCGTCTGGCGGCCGGTGGCAATTCAGGATTCGGTGTGCGGACTCCAGAAAGCGAAAACCCATCATTCGCGGGGCTCGAAATTCAGTTGCTCGATGACTCCGCTGAGAAATACGCGGACCTTCGCCCGACACAGTACACCGGGAGCGTTTACTACCAGGCAGCTCCTCAAAAACGCGCTCAGTTGAATGCGATCACAGAGTGGAACGCCTGTGAAATCATCTGCGTGGGCGATGCGTTAACGGTCGTCGTCAATGGCGAGACGGTCAATCAAGTCAATCTGGCAACTGGTCCACTGGACGAAAACGGCAAAGCGCCGGAGATCTGGCGGCTGTCTCAACGTCCTCCTCTCGGTTATCTGGCACTGCAAAGCCATTCCACCCCCGTGGACTTTCGGAATCTCCGCATTAAGGACCTGACAGTTCCTACGGACTCCGGAGTGCGGTTTGTTGAGCTTGAGGATGGATCTGGCGATGCTGTCGATCCTGCGGAAGATTCAGTCGTTTCGGTCCACTATGTTGGGCAACTCGGCGACGGTCGACGGTTTTCGGATACGCGAAAACTGGGCGAAGAAGTCACAGTCGCATTGGATGAAGTGATTCCGGGCTGGAAACATGGGCTCTCCGGGATGAAAGTCGGAGGCAAGCGGCGTCTGATCGTGCCGCCTGAGATGGGTTATGGGAATCAGGGGGTCACGAACTTGATCCCACCTGGGGCAACTCTGGTTTTTGAGGTCGAATTGCGTGGCATCCAGCGTTAA
- a CDS encoding GspE/PulE family protein translates to MSERTEIEVERPLATESPLLAELGKTLEKHLNSRETFAVEAVNSLIETAEKLGASDLHLVPESRDGMLVSRFRINGVLQPGPRVPLAANVISRLKVISGLLTYRTDVPQEGRVKSRGTQLQKDVSEIRVSTFPTLHGEKAVVRFFIGSEEFRFVRDLGLSDDVTSGIEQSLGETSGLFLICGPAGSGKTTTAYALLRELQNTAYGIRNICTLEDPVEAEIAGISQSQVKIDSGLTYQLGLRSLMRQDPDVIFVGEIRDRETAEIVFQAALTGHLVLSTFHAASVAEAISRLTDMDVEPYVLRSALMGVLAQRLLRRICQCMQNRQEACPECNGLGYSGRFAIAEFLRPQSASISREILDRSDAREINAAALKSGMISLVQRALSAVEQGETTLSECARVLGPCVFSNDNAPTISPDP, encoded by the coding sequence ATGTCCGAACGAACCGAAATTGAGGTCGAAAGGCCACTCGCGACAGAGTCTCCACTGCTTGCAGAGTTGGGGAAAACGCTCGAAAAACACCTGAATTCTCGGGAGACATTCGCTGTTGAAGCCGTCAACTCACTCATTGAAACCGCCGAGAAACTCGGAGCCAGCGATTTGCATCTCGTGCCGGAATCCAGGGATGGAATGCTCGTCAGCCGGTTTCGAATCAATGGAGTCTTGCAGCCCGGTCCTCGGGTCCCGCTTGCTGCGAATGTCATCTCTCGACTGAAGGTCATTTCCGGTCTCTTGACCTATCGAACCGATGTTCCGCAAGAGGGGCGGGTGAAATCGCGTGGCACGCAGCTTCAAAAAGATGTCAGCGAGATTCGAGTCAGCACATTTCCAACTCTGCATGGCGAAAAAGCAGTCGTCCGCTTTTTTATTGGGTCTGAAGAGTTTCGATTCGTCCGCGATCTTGGCCTTTCTGATGATGTCACCAGCGGAATTGAACAATCACTTGGAGAAACATCCGGCCTGTTTCTGATTTGTGGACCTGCAGGCTCTGGAAAAACAACAACGGCTTATGCTCTTCTCAGAGAGTTGCAGAACACCGCGTACGGAATCCGAAACATCTGCACGCTGGAAGACCCTGTCGAAGCAGAGATCGCGGGAATTTCACAGTCGCAGGTCAAAATCGATTCCGGATTGACGTACCAACTCGGCCTGCGTTCGCTCATGCGTCAGGATCCAGACGTCATCTTTGTCGGTGAAATCCGAGACCGTGAAACCGCCGAAATTGTGTTTCAGGCAGCTTTGACCGGCCACCTCGTCCTGTCAACGTTTCATGCAGCATCGGTCGCTGAAGCGATCAGCCGCCTGACGGACATGGACGTTGAGCCCTACGTTCTTCGCAGCGCACTCATGGGCGTTCTCGCTCAGCGCTTGCTCCGGCGAATCTGCCAATGTATGCAGAACCGTCAGGAAGCCTGTCCCGAGTGCAATGGATTGGGATATTCAGGACGATTTGCGATCGCGGAATTTCTGCGTCCTCAATCCGCTTCGATCAGCCGAGAAATCCTCGATCGCAGCGACGCTCGGGAAATTAATGCTGCTGCTTTGAAATCCGGGATGATTTCATTGGTCCAAAGAGCACTCTCTGCCGTTGAACAGGGCGAGACGACATTGTCCGAATGTGCACGCGTCTTGGGTCCGTGTGTCTTTTCAAACGACAATGCCCCCACAATTTCTCCCGACCCTTGA
- the floA gene encoding flotillin-like protein FloA (flotillin-like protein involved in membrane lipid rafts), whose product MAILARYFGLWIQCKMTGAKISLANLVMMSIRKVNPSVIVRSKIMAVQAGLTDQYDISTRALEAHYLAGGNVPNVIRALIAAHRANIDMDWQVAQAIDLAGRDVLDAVRTSVYPKVINCPDPRKNAGTLDAVAADGIQLKARARVTVRTNIQQLIGGATEETVIARVGQGIVQAIGSTESYAKVLENPDRISQTVLNQGLEAQTAFEIVSIDIADIDVGDNIGARLQADQAEADMRVAQARAEQRRAAAAAQEQEMVAKTQENRAEVVLSEADVPEAIAAAFRQGKLGLLDYYELKNVQADTSMRASIAGMGDEVAPPADQ is encoded by the coding sequence ATGGCTATCCTGGCGCGCTATTTCGGCCTGTGGATTCAGTGCAAAATGACCGGAGCCAAAATCTCCCTGGCAAACCTGGTCATGATGTCAATCCGGAAGGTGAACCCCAGCGTCATCGTCCGCAGCAAGATTATGGCTGTCCAAGCGGGACTGACCGACCAATACGACATTTCCACGCGAGCACTGGAAGCCCACTACCTCGCCGGTGGTAACGTCCCGAACGTGATTCGCGCTCTCATCGCAGCTCATCGAGCTAATATCGATATGGACTGGCAAGTGGCCCAAGCGATCGACCTCGCTGGACGAGACGTCCTCGACGCAGTTCGGACGAGCGTTTATCCAAAGGTCATTAACTGCCCAGACCCTCGCAAGAACGCCGGAACACTGGATGCCGTCGCTGCTGACGGAATTCAGCTTAAAGCACGTGCCCGAGTGACCGTTCGAACGAACATCCAACAGCTGATCGGTGGAGCGACAGAAGAAACTGTCATCGCCCGCGTCGGTCAGGGAATTGTTCAGGCCATCGGTTCCACAGAATCGTACGCGAAAGTCCTTGAGAACCCGGACCGAATCTCGCAAACCGTGCTGAATCAAGGCCTCGAAGCACAAACAGCGTTCGAAATCGTTTCGATCGACATCGCGGACATTGATGTCGGCGACAATATTGGTGCTCGACTTCAGGCCGATCAGGCGGAAGCAGACATGCGAGTTGCCCAAGCTCGTGCAGAACAACGCCGTGCCGCAGCTGCTGCTCAAGAGCAGGAGATGGTCGCCAAGACTCAGGAAAACCGCGCGGAAGTGGTTCTCTCGGAAGCAGACGTGCCAGAAGCCATTGCTGCTGCATTCCGTCAAGGAAAATTGGGACTTCTCGATTACTACGAGCTCAAGAACGTTCAAGCCGATACATCGATGAGAGCGTCGATTGCCGGAATGGGAGACGAAGTCGCCCCACCAGCAGATCAGTAA
- a CDS encoding BBP7 family outer membrane beta-barrel protein, which produces MTRWLTAQVLLISGLLPMVGYAQDQWMPPQAYGVSHGEAMPPGHYPMGSPPPEYWDGGEACPPSSPLYADLFPKERCDFYRGDSDSRLLIESTLRNTWIRYDYLNWGIGGDNTRLGAPVLPDPINGPFDLSGRDRDHRLNAQDRVTGLRPFTTVIVPKIGDTEHSGLNGSRLTVGVPMSIGELEANIWILEEAEEVERVVPFNDMIVPGLNDFQIGAITLLEAGQLSNSTMILFSESYRASLATRVWGTEFNMVCNPLTPNVGIEVRPILGIQYINLSEDLLIAGQDVPDPGTILNHRIDSHTQNHVFGPQVGVRFVSQIKRLTLATDAKFLFGVNRIENELGTRQLFAADETPRNLDDARTRFAPTFDFSVSAKCQATKNLSMFIAYELLVGGGYARAYDSLYYNSAAGSSDPPAITIDDSVDNFYAHGLVLGVELAFQ; this is translated from the coding sequence ATGACTCGTTGGTTGACTGCCCAAGTTCTGCTCATTTCGGGACTGCTTCCGATGGTGGGCTATGCTCAAGACCAATGGATGCCTCCGCAGGCCTACGGAGTCAGCCACGGCGAAGCCATGCCTCCGGGTCACTATCCGATGGGCTCACCTCCCCCGGAATACTGGGATGGAGGAGAAGCTTGTCCACCATCTTCACCACTTTACGCTGATCTCTTTCCTAAGGAACGATGCGACTTCTATCGCGGTGATTCCGATTCTCGACTGCTCATCGAATCGACTCTCCGCAACACCTGGATTCGCTACGACTACCTCAACTGGGGAATTGGCGGTGACAACACTCGCCTGGGTGCCCCCGTCCTTCCCGACCCGATCAATGGACCGTTCGACCTCTCCGGAAGAGATCGTGACCATCGACTCAATGCTCAAGACCGAGTCACAGGACTGCGACCATTCACAACCGTGATCGTTCCTAAAATCGGAGACACCGAACACAGCGGACTCAACGGATCTCGACTCACCGTGGGAGTTCCCATGTCCATCGGTGAACTGGAAGCCAACATCTGGATCCTGGAAGAAGCAGAAGAAGTCGAACGCGTTGTGCCATTCAACGACATGATCGTCCCTGGCCTCAACGACTTTCAAATCGGTGCAATCACATTGCTCGAAGCAGGTCAGTTGAGCAACTCAACGATGATTCTTTTCAGTGAAAGCTACCGAGCCTCGCTGGCCACTCGAGTTTGGGGAACCGAATTCAACATGGTCTGTAACCCTCTCACTCCGAACGTGGGAATTGAAGTCCGACCGATCCTTGGTATTCAGTACATCAACCTCAGCGAAGATCTGCTCATCGCCGGACAAGATGTTCCAGACCCCGGAACGATTCTCAACCACCGAATTGATTCGCACACACAGAACCACGTCTTCGGACCACAGGTCGGTGTTCGTTTCGTCTCGCAGATCAAACGACTTACTCTGGCGACCGATGCCAAATTCCTCTTCGGTGTGAACCGAATCGAAAACGAACTCGGAACTCGACAACTCTTCGCAGCTGACGAGACACCTCGCAACCTCGACGACGCCCGTACTCGATTCGCTCCGACGTTCGACTTCTCGGTCTCAGCGAAATGTCAGGCGACCAAGAACCTGTCGATGTTCATCGCTTACGAGCTTCTCGTCGGTGGCGGATACGCACGAGCGTATGACAGCCTCTACTACAACTCAGCAGCCGGATCGAGCGATCCTCCAGCGATCACGATCGACGACTCAGTTGACAACTTCTACGCTCACGGACTCGTCCTGGGTGTCGAACTCGCGTTTCAATAA
- a CDS encoding ferritin-like domain-containing protein, whose translation MEIRRFAEEVLLSSDLQTKLQPVTEPMTDLAPGQSLRVAEPTRPENLKFAPRRAAPKMPAPGALEDPTKRAVTHHILANHELQALEVMAWTLLAFPDAPADFRTGIVEIMKDEQRHTRMHSERAAKLGISFGDLPVNCYIWKKAMQFESICDYLAGLPLVFEGRNLDHTLELEKAFLAVDDQRSATIMRKIHDDEIEHVAFGLNWLRKLKPDHLTDWEAFEQHLHWPLRPSKAKGDDFQRQARLDSGMTEEFVKRLEQATD comes from the coding sequence ATGGAAATTCGACGCTTTGCTGAAGAAGTTCTGCTGAGTTCCGACCTTCAGACAAAATTACAACCTGTCACAGAACCGATGACTGATCTGGCTCCTGGCCAGTCGCTGCGAGTCGCTGAGCCAACTCGACCTGAGAATCTCAAGTTTGCGCCGCGTCGAGCTGCTCCCAAAATGCCCGCTCCGGGAGCACTTGAAGATCCGACGAAACGGGCTGTCACGCATCACATTCTGGCGAACCATGAACTTCAGGCTCTCGAAGTCATGGCATGGACACTGCTTGCCTTTCCGGATGCCCCGGCAGATTTCCGAACCGGAATCGTCGAGATCATGAAAGACGAGCAACGTCACACCCGCATGCACTCCGAACGGGCAGCCAAGCTGGGAATCAGTTTCGGAGACCTTCCAGTCAACTGCTATATCTGGAAGAAAGCCATGCAATTCGAGTCAATCTGTGACTATCTCGCGGGGCTTCCACTCGTTTTCGAAGGACGAAATCTCGACCATACACTCGAGTTGGAAAAAGCATTTCTCGCAGTCGATGATCAACGGAGCGCCACGATCATGCGAAAGATCCACGACGACGAAATTGAGCACGTCGCCTTCGGTCTCAATTGGCTCCGCAAGCTGAAACCCGATCACCTCACGGACTGGGAAGCCTTCGAGCAACATCTCCACTGGCCGCTACGACCATCCAAAGCCAAAGGTGACGATTTTCAACGACAGGCGCGACTTGATTCCGGTATGACCGAAGAATTTGTCAAACGACTTGAGCAGGCAACCGATTGA
- a CDS encoding flavoprotein — MSSLQDREILVGISGGIAAYKVADLVSQSVQAGARVTVVMTESSLKFIGKTTFEALTGRPVYTELFSPQEHFIGEHIGLARRAELFLIAPATANTIASIAHGFADDLLTTLSLAVTCPIYVAPAMNNEMWSKPAVQRNVQQLEDDGIRIIGPDAGWLSCQSVGPGRMAAPSTIREELEAAFSQDS; from the coding sequence ATGTCATCACTTCAGGATCGAGAAATTCTCGTCGGCATCAGTGGCGGCATCGCTGCATATAAAGTCGCAGACCTTGTCAGCCAGTCCGTTCAGGCTGGAGCCCGAGTGACAGTGGTCATGACTGAATCGTCGCTGAAGTTTATCGGCAAAACGACATTCGAAGCACTGACAGGTCGACCGGTCTACACAGAGTTATTTTCCCCGCAGGAACACTTTATCGGTGAGCACATCGGCCTGGCTCGACGTGCCGAGCTATTCTTGATCGCACCCGCAACTGCCAACACCATCGCAAGCATCGCACACGGATTCGCGGACGATCTTCTCACAACACTGTCACTGGCCGTGACGTGTCCAATCTACGTCGCTCCAGCGATGAACAACGAAATGTGGTCCAAGCCTGCAGTGCAGAGAAACGTCCAGCAGCTTGAGGACGACGGCATTCGAATCATCGGGCCTGATGCAGGCTGGCTCAGTTGCCAGTCAGTCGGTCCCGGAAGAATGGCGGCTCCTTCCACAATTCGAGAGGAACTCGAAGCCGCCTTCTCACAGGATTCTTAA
- a CDS encoding sugar phosphate isomerase/epimerase family protein, producing MEQTRRDFVKTAAIGVGATMLGGNPLAQAAEDKRPRSNQGKIFKADKGGGIGANENEMIAKLEYYQSLGFDGLEGASPGIPDLDALNRAMKKSGMPVHGVVDMVHWKQRLSDPDPAVREIGRAALEQAVLDSKAIGGTTVLLVPGRVSGENETHDDVWKRSIVEVRKVIPVAKREKIKILVENVWNGFCETPEQFRDYIDEIDSEWVGVYFDIGNVRKFGKPEDWIRMLGPRIGKLDVKDWGVENGFCRLGEGDVDWPAVREALAEINYTGWATREGRDNSLEDTANQMDILLDL from the coding sequence ATGGAACAGACTCGCCGTGACTTTGTGAAAACTGCAGCGATTGGTGTCGGAGCGACCATGCTCGGTGGCAATCCACTCGCTCAAGCAGCTGAAGACAAACGCCCTCGATCGAATCAGGGGAAAATCTTCAAAGCAGACAAAGGAGGCGGGATTGGGGCCAACGAAAATGAGATGATCGCGAAGCTCGAGTATTACCAAAGCCTCGGCTTCGACGGGCTGGAAGGGGCCAGCCCTGGGATTCCTGATCTCGATGCTTTGAATCGGGCCATGAAGAAGTCTGGAATGCCGGTGCATGGTGTTGTCGACATGGTCCATTGGAAGCAGCGACTTTCGGATCCGGATCCAGCTGTCAGGGAAATTGGACGAGCAGCTTTAGAGCAGGCTGTTCTGGATTCCAAAGCGATTGGTGGGACGACCGTCCTTTTGGTTCCGGGAAGAGTGTCCGGCGAAAACGAAACTCACGATGACGTTTGGAAGCGGTCAATTGTCGAAGTGCGGAAGGTGATTCCCGTCGCTAAGCGAGAGAAGATCAAGATTCTAGTCGAGAATGTCTGGAATGGATTCTGTGAAACTCCGGAACAGTTCCGCGATTACATCGACGAAATTGACAGCGAGTGGGTCGGTGTTTACTTCGATATCGGGAATGTGAGGAAGTTCGGAAAGCCAGAAGACTGGATTCGTATGCTCGGCCCACGAATTGGAAAACTCGATGTGAAAGACTGGGGCGTCGAGAACGGATTCTGCCGACTCGGAGAAGGGGATGTGGACTGGCCGGCCGTTCGAGAGGCACTGGCCGAGATCAACTACACCGGCTGGGCAACTCGAGAAGGACGCGATAATTCGCTCGAAGACACCGCGAATCAGATGGACATTCTTCTCGATCTGTAA
- a CDS encoding phage integrase SAM-like domain-containing protein yields MRNVFEQRYEPVAGVSANTLKEYRTAISHWESIVGTIPVSDVDDETKLTFRKELVANSTFRKTTANKYLRHLRRLFGIARRAGVIPSVPALSDLTDSWGFSKAETKPKRELLTVDEVMKLWRGCASATFPKCGG; encoded by the coding sequence ATTCGAAACGTTTTCGAACAACGCTACGAACCAGTCGCGGGTGTAAGCGCGAACACTCTGAAGGAATATCGAACCGCGATTTCACATTGGGAGAGTATCGTCGGAACGATACCCGTTTCCGATGTCGACGACGAAACAAAATTGACGTTTCGCAAGGAACTGGTCGCCAATAGCACTTTTCGGAAAACGACGGCAAACAAGTACTTGAGACATTTGCGGAGACTGTTTGGAATCGCACGTCGAGCTGGGGTGATTCCGTCCGTTCCAGCGTTGTCCGACCTGACCGATTCGTGGGGGTTTTCGAAAGCCGAGACGAAGCCAAAGCGCGAACTCTTGACGGTCGACGAGGTCATGAAATTGTGGCGGGGCTGCGCTTCCGCGACTTTTCCGAAGTGCGGAGGTTGA